The genomic DNA GTGGAACAGAATGACACAGACTGTTGCCTATTCATTCAGTTGGCAGTTTACTGATAGTACGGCCGGTAGCGGCTCTGATCTGGGTGATGTGGACCAGGCATCTGGCCCTGGGGAGGAGGACCCTGCATTCGTGGAGGTGGGGGTCCTCTCGGAGCCGGCCACATCCCAGGACTGAGCCCTCCTGGTTGGCTGAAGGGGGGGCTGAGGGTGCCTTGGTCTTCAGGGAACTGCTGCATTGAGTTGGGGTTGTAATGATGAGGTGGAGGAGCGTTGACGGGAGGGCCACTGTGTTGTGGTGGAGGTCCTGGGGGCGGGTGGTTCATATAAGGGGGCATAATGTGCCCTGGTGGTGGCGTGATTGGTGGTGGAGCTGTGGACATGGGGGGAGGAGGGGCCTGGTTGTACACCATGTGTGGCGTCCCAGAGGCTTGGGGCGGATGCTGCATGGGGTGgctgatgggaggaggagggggaggcgggGGGCCAAAGTGCTGCTGCGGTGGCGCCATCATGTGGTGGGAGTGGGTTACAACCGGTGGCTGGCCGGGATAGTCCccagggtggtggtggggtggcTGACCGGGGCCTAGCCCACCAGAGTGGGGCTCacgggaggaagaggagtcatCTTGGATGGGCACAGTGATGAGATTGCTGTGTTTGCGTGTCGTTACCGTAGCGATGCGGAATGTCTCAGGACCTAAAGCAGACGTTGGAGGTGGGGCATCATGAGCAGAGGGTggtggtggctggctgtagggGTCATGACCGCCATGCTGGAGTGGGTTGGGGAGGTGAACATGGTTCTTGGATAAGTGAGGTGGAGGCACACGGAAACGATCAGGGACGTCAGATGACAAGCTGAGGTGCAAGGGCTCCTGCCGGCCTGAGGAAGACTTGGCTGCCCTCAGGTGGCGGTGGTTGACATGGGCCTGCAGGTCACGCTGGGACAGGTAGGTGCGCTTACATCCCGGCACAACACTACACATGTAGAGCGAACCACGCTGGCACTGCTCGATGCGCTGCACTGGATCCGTGCAGTTGTAGAGGGTGAGGCTGGACAAGTGTCAAAAAGCGGGAGTTAAAAAAACGCATCTGAAGAGCGACAATCATTACGGCTACACATTACTTCAAGGTGCAACAACTGGTTtagtacattttttaaaaataagaaaataaaataatgaattccaCAACAAAACTTTTCAACGGTAGAAATGTCTCACCCTGGGCACATCTTGTCTCCTTTCTTTTCATGAAGCAAAGCACAGTCGTAGCAGAAAACATGCTTGCAGGGGATCTGTGGAGTTAACAATTCAACAGGTAGGCATCAGCAAttctcaaagaaaaacattctgcAGATAACGGTCAGATTGCAAAGTACATACCATCCGCCCATACAGCTGGATAGGGAGACCACATTTGTCACAGAAGTGAATTGGTACTTCATCCCTTTCTCCAATCAAATGCAACTGTTGGGAAAAAAGATCAAGAAATGAGATTCACAAATACTTTTTATTAGAGCACCCTAGAATACTGTAAATATGGCCACAGACAGACTTTTCTATTTGCTCATTCTTTGTGACAGTCTGTTCATTCCCCACACCATAGGGTAAAACGGGAAGATAACTACAACCACACTGATATGAGTACAATTGTTGTGATTGTCTGGATGTGCATCACCGCTTACAGTGTACTGTGAAATAGTAATGGAAAGGTCTGTTGGTAACATCTGTCTGAAAACACTGACAGGTGTGTTGAGTCTGATCATTCTGTGGGATGTACCTTATAGTCCCAAAACAGTGGCTGGGGATATCTCCTCTGATTTGCAAACACATCTCCAGCTTTAGCACCACAGTCAAACCTGTCCTCTTGCTTGAAGCCAAAGTTATCTgtgaaacacaagacacacatgTTAATGATGGAATGtaaatgttgaagaaaatgtgaattatCAGGCGAATCAATTGTTCCCAAAGTTTAAAAACGATAAGATATAAAAAGCTCAACTCAGAGTAATAACAATGAAATTAGGTGGTGAGTAACTTTTAAAAGAGAACTGGAGAGCACTCAAACCTAACTTTATTGTCACAGACATTTTGGTCACGCCACCCTTCTTCAGCAAGTCAGTCGGTAGGTATATTAAATAttgctataaaaacaaatccatacAAATCTGACATAGTAAAAGAAAGTTAAAGCCATAATTGAACCTTAAAATTGTAATATTATTTTGCAATGCATTTTACATTCACTTAATCTTACTTTCCTTGGGGTTAAAAAATGACACCATCAAACCTCTCATGTCTGTTGTTCATGATTATATCAGCTATCATTGTCATTACCCCTGGTGGTAATGAGCAAACCACATGATGAAAAAACATTAGTATAAAAACCATTGTTGATAGTTTTATCCAAATgtcttttttcaaataaattacaTACTGTCACAGACCTACTGTTCACCACGAGAGGGAACCCCAAGTAAAACAAGGAGTACTACAACGATCCTTGTTGCGTTAAATTAATTATGTAAGAGTTGAGCCTTTGTCAATGTCATAATGGCAGAAAGGAAACCCTGCATTGGCAAAGAGGAAATTAGGTAAAACTTTAAGTCATCAACAATGACGAAGGAACATTAACAACACCACCACAGCTCCAGCCTCAGATGTAACTTGATCTTTGCCTCTGCCAATGTCAACAGAGACGATATGCTTCACTGaactttctgttgttgtttctgaatTATCTGTTGGCCGATAAAAATCAGCTGATACAAGTATACTGCAAATATCTGTATGAGGAATTAAAAGATAACTTGTTCCATAGAATGCCCTAATAAATTTCCTGAAAGTTACAGTTTCAAACTGCTAGGAACTTTGTTGTGACACTCGACAGTCAACTACTCCgctcctgtttaataaatgttcttTCCATCTTGTTTAGTGTGTAGCAGttgaacacacaaaatgttggaCCTTttatcaatgtgtttaaataagtgcctcataaactctggagcaaATCAAACTAACACAAAAGTAAACTTCAGCACTGTTCCGATCCTAATAACTCGGGATTTGTGTTGGTTATATTGTTTAATTATAAAAtgagcgcaggtcagcaggagtgtggagggaggacactcaAACAGGAGACTGACAAGGTACAAATCAACCGCTGCTTCTcctctgatcctgaagcagcagtgCTAATCGTTTTGCAGCGTTGCTTTCAGTGTGTTGGAAACTCTGTATTCACACTTTTCATTGCCGCTCTTctaaaacaaattcaaaaacCACCTCATCTACATGAACGATCTTtccttgtgtctgtttgtgggtGTGTACGTTGGTTAGGTCAGGgctagtgtgtgagtgtaaactctGCTCACACACTGATAGGGGTGAGATGAGAGAAGCGTCACACCAACTAAATGTAAGACACAGCACTGCGACCAAGGAACAGTTTTGGTTGCACTTCGCAAAATGCAACCAAAAACTATTGGCGtggcagcagagaaagaaatgttacagacagaaaaactgcTGCCATAATACTGACAACTGGGACGATTTTTGTCAGTATGATCATGTCACACAATTTCACATTCTTTAATCTCTactctgcatctgtgtgtatatttgctgatatgaaccctttttttacagtataaacaatgcagaaaggATTGCATTTATGTTCACATTTTAAGGGGataaactatttattttcttaatttatgtCCTTTCTTAGTATTTATACCAAAATCTATagttgaaatggaaaatatgaaaCCTTGGTGCACAATGCAACGCTACAGGGCATGGCCAACTGATCCTACCATTTTCTCCGGGCTCACTTTTAGTTGGCCTGCTGTTGGGTCTTTGGGTGCGTGGCAGAGGTTTGCTCCTTAAGGGCTGTTTGGATATGAGTTTGATGGGGATTCGCCTTCGGACATCTGGGCCACCCAAATTCCCAGAGCCGTCGCTTCCTTGAAGATCATTgtctgaagaaaaataaaaggagcAGTATTGATTAATTCAACATGCTTATGGTAGTCCAGTCACTCAGTAGCTATACATACATGCAGAAAATTAAACCATATGGACTTTAAGGACATGCAAACATTTGGCGAGAGGACATCTGTGAATGATTAGAGTTTAAATGAgcagtgaaaaaatatataaaatatatggaTATGGTTTTAGAGTAGGATTTCACAAGGAGATGCTTGAAGTCGGGATGTGCAAATACACAGACTGTGTGACATTAACCCTACCGTCCACATGAATCACACTGACACTATCCACAGATATAATAACAGATTAATCATGGTGGACACGTTTAGGAGAATATTCGCATCCTAAAATAAAGAACTGTTGGATGTAGGGGGAAGAATTACACATCTAAAGTTAGCAAGGTAACTAGTAACTCTGAGAAAGCAGCGAAGTCAATACCATCATGTGGAGAATCATCCAATATGAAAATAGCTACGCGTTAGGAAATAAAAACGTCTCATACATTCCAGCTAATACTCTTAAGACATGTTATCAGTTATGACAGCCCCAATAGCTTAGCTAGTTGAATGCTAACATCGGTTTGTGTAGCATTCGCGCCCCAACTCAGTCGCAGTTTGAGGTTACTCCTCACTAATATATGATAAATACACCAGCCGCTGTTTAACAGAGCGGTGCACAGACCCTGGTGTTACACCACACGCAGCTCCACGCGTTCATTTAAGACTCGACGTTAACTTTTCGTGACCACAAGTAATTTAGCTTAACTCCATTGCTAGCCAGCTTTTAGCTAACTCGGACCAGGCTAGCTTGAACGCTGCTCTGTGAGAAGGAGCGGTGCCGTAGCAAACCCCTCCGCAGCCCGGGTGGTGGGTCGTGATCCGATGAACTGTTACAACAGCAACTAACGCTGCGTGCAGAAACATAGGACGGGAAATCAGTTCGCTCACATCGGCCTTGACTGGACATTTTGCTTACCGCTTTGGTCCATGATCCAGCGAGTGCacgcagtgcattgtgggagagaACGggcgaggaggagaggagggtgaagcgtgagggaaggaagggagggaggaaggaaggaaggagggagggaggaagggagatgAATGAGGAGAGAAGCTAAAGAAAGAGAACAATTCATGAAAAAGCATTTCAGGGCGTAATATTTACCTCCTTCACAAAAAACCGCACCATCTCAAAGATAATGTCTATTATTACCTGTTTACATACTAGAGTCCAGCTGcctatttattacatttataatttatattatattatattatattatattatattatattatattatattataatagatagatagatgcacTTGGGAAATTATGGTGACACTGGCATTGGAAATATAGTTTCCAATATagttatatatacatattatatatgtaaCTACTGTATTATTATAGAAACTATTCAAAACTCTTAATATATCTGATGACATAGGAATATATAGATATTTCCGTCATATTCatttaaaggtcagaggtcaggctcATTTTTAAATCACTCTGGTTTAAGTTAGCCTCAGTTTGGGGCCTGATCGCCCTTTAATATTTGGGaaacccaaaaaataaataaagcaaactTTAAGCTTTAACCTCTCACGTTTTATAGTTACAAGTCAATGCATCTCATTGTACTGTACTGTTATTAAACTGAGTATATTTTATGGATGACTGTTTTCACCAACCTGGTATTTATCGTCCTCATAACACACTGTAGAATATGGATACACATCTAAAGTTGATGTATGGTGAGGATAAAGTATAACAACTAAGCAGACGGTCGCCTTTATGAGCATTATGAGAAATAATGTTGATTTTACAAGGTTTTGAATTAATGTCGCATCTTTCAGTTCACTGTCTGAAGTCTGTGCACGTTCCCCTGGAGCTCCACTGCGCGTTCTCGTAAGCATGTCGCCATTTTGATTCGAAAAATATGACTGAGTTTTTCCTGCCTTGCATGCTAAAGTTAGCCTCGCGTTTGAATCACTTTGTGCGTGAGTACGAGCCATACACCGTATATCGGGGATAACAGGCGTCGCTTTTCGTGCCGGGTAGCCATTGACGTCGGGGAACTGTTCCATTTGGCAGACTTCACAGCAACATTCGGCTAACGCTAGCTAAGTTGAGCTAGCTAACAGTAGCCAGCGTTGTCGCAGGCTGACCCCTTCTTCAAAACAAATCACCATCCGCACACAGGCTAATGTGTGTTAGCTAACACTGAAAGCTAATAGTTAGCTGGGTAGCTGGAGATTTAATAGCTGGTTGCTTGACGTAAAACTCCACCAACTAACAGACAGGAGGGATAGCCGCGGGTTTTCAATCAAAGGTAAGTTTTGGACAAGGAGAACGCCATGAGTTTGGGCGAGCAGCTAGTGTTTTACTCTGCTGCTGTACCGACAAAGTTGAGCCTAAGTTGGGGAGCTATTTAAGTTTGCTACCTCAGCTCTGTACACGTTAACCATTGGTGGCTAATTAGCTTGCGTGCTAATCAGTGTAAAGGAGGAACTAACGTAGTTTGAACAGATCGCTGGATTTTAGAAGTTGCTGCCGAATAAGCGCAAGTTAACGTCGATCGAGAATGATCATGATCCTAAAAGGCTAAATTCACTAAAGGAGCTGGTTAAGTTGTTGGATTACTTAACACTTCTTGACGAAACCTATTCGTTAAGATACGTTAACCAGTTGTGGTTGAGTGCTGtcgacatttgtttgctccatTTGTGTGTTCTTCATTATTCTGCATATCCTTGAAATAGTCGTTATAACACACTAGTTAACAATCTAGCAATGTAAGCAGTGTTGTTCGCTGCAGCCATTCGGATCTGACTGAGGCCAGCAGCAACCGAGCCTCTCTCCCGAGTGACTTAAATCAAGTGCACGCCGTCATTATGCGTTAGTTACCGATGGATAAAATAAGAAAGGGTCATTGTGCAAATACAACAACTGCGAGGCATGTTAATACCACGGGGACTTCAATCTCTGATCGTTAATTTATATCGTTTGCTCTTATCTTTAATCTTTGATAGTGGTGCCTTCACTGGAGTTGAAGTAAACAGAAATCGGAGCTCCTGCCACAAGTCAGTTGATGTGCACTTCACGCCAAGGCTACTGCAGCTCAGTTCACATTTCTTTAGCTACATACCAGTGTGTCTCTCATTGTTAGATACATCCTGGGGACCCCCCTCTGTGCTAAACTATTCTAAACATGGGAGTGGGTGTTTAATTTTGGATTATTGATAAAGCTGTCGTTTTGAAACGCATATTACTTTCTAAAATCATAAGGGAAGTATGGCAGGTGTTACTCAAAGTTTCAGGTCATAGTCATATAATCAGTAATGGGATTTACTGAAACTCCAGGAAATCTGTGAAGGAATACTACAAATTACAAGTGAAATCACTGGCATTCCAATATCAATATTTTGTCACCAGCATCTGTGTATCGAGCTTTAGATGCAGGTCTGTTCTTTTAAATTTGCTTCAATAGACAAATGCATGTAAGCAGCAACAGGCTGACTAAAACTGAAGCTTTTGTTTGTCCTCTGAAGTGCACTGTTGCAGAATGGTTGATCATTTGCTAGTGCACGCATCTACAAGAAAACGATAAACATTCAGTTGTCACTGTTGCATCTTGATTTGCATCCAGTATGTAAAGCAGAACTCGTGGAAATCCTAGGTGGAAATTCCTTTAACCAGATTTTAATTTGCCTGATTACAGGCTGCTGTTGATTCACAACATCTACATGTTTTCCCTTTATGTGTGCCATTGTTCCtcttttcattgtctgttataTGTGCCAGTAGACTGTTGTTGTTGAGATTGCCTCTGGCGGGTTCTATTTTGGATGTAAAGTCAAGCATTTGCTTCCCTGCTCAGTGTCCACAGGGAGCGTTCAACGGGTTATTACTGCACTTGTGTACTCTGTAAATGTATGCCAGATGGACGCTGTTGCTGCATGTGCAAGGATCGGCCGTCCtcaggaaaaaaggaaaagaaaaaggaggaagcACTTTTAATACCCTCCCTGAGCTTTACTTGTGCGATCAACAGTTGATAGCATGTTGCTCGGAGAAGCTTGTTAGGTTTGACAAAGCCAGCAGATGcaattgtggttttgttttctttggtcACTGCGGGTGTGTTGTCTAAATTAGTTACAATGtaaggaaaaacatttaaacctaCTTGCTTGGTAAAAAAAGCATCAAATATTTGTTCTGCACTATTTAAGATGCATCCTTCATTTACCATAATCTGGTATTTAAAAGCCTTTGTGGTTGCAGAGCTGATTACACATGAGTTACACATTACACatgtcacattttttaaaagtttgactGTCAGCCTGGGAACCAGCCATAATCTCTAATGGTTGTTTCCCGACTTAAACATCGATACAGCTGGTATGTATTTCTGCAGAGCCCTTTTACAAAAGTAACGCTATtactcatttttttaaatcattcaaacttcaTACAGggtgcacagaaaaaaaataggcaaaataaattaaatatctgGGATTATCACCCTTTGCTTTAAAAGTTGCACCAATCCTTTTAGATACACATACTCATAGCTTTTTTAGAATAATTGGCTGGTAGGTTGTTCCAAGCATCTCAGAGAACCTGTCGTCACTGTTCTTCTGTGAAATTATGCTGTTTCAATTGCGTCTATTTCCATGTCATGCCAATTTGACTTTTGAGATCAGGACTCTTGCTTTATATATGTTTGTGGTCATGCTCAGCAGGAATTCAGGAGCGCACAGATGTCTCCCTGTTGGTATTGCATGATGGACAAGCACCAAAACATCTAAAGGGTCTAAACTTTTGCACGTTATTGTACTTCACCACCTGATAGTGAACACTTAATTAGGACAACCTAACCTCCTATTTGGTGGAGAACAGACATTATAACTCTTTATGTATACACTCACACTGAGTATTTATTCAGATCTGAAATCATGTCTGAATGGTATGATAACCCACTGTTGTTTCTTctaaaatctttttaaataaatctcggctgttttttgtgttgtgcaGGTTATGGTgagcctctctgtgtctcatctCCTAAAGAGGCCTGCATTTTAAGAGGAGACCCATGCTGATAAATGCCAGGCCTCGCCACACTCTCTGTcgtctgcacaaacacaaatgcctGCCTGCCCGTGGGGGAGGTCTGATTAAAGATATCCACATTTCATCCACTGGTATGTGTGAACATGTTTCATCTTTTGTGATGTATGGTTTTTGACAACATTTACTTGGACGGCTGTAGTCAATGTTATCATTGTAAATAAGATAGTATTTTGTTCCCTATAGATATGTTCAATTCTCAGTATGTGCTTTAGCTTTATTAGTGACTAAAGATCTCCACATGTCACAACGTTGAAAAACTTGTCCAACAAGAAACACACATGGGGTTATATGGAAAGAAGACTGCTGCTGGTCAGAAGTTTTACAGAGTAAAAGCTGATAAGTAACTAAAAAAGTTGATTACAGAATATTATTCCATACTTATCTACCTCAATGTCCAACATTGTTAGATAATGGGTGGTGTCACGTCCCAAAGAGGAAAGTAAAGGTTCCCatattgtgtaaaaacaaaaatggcaAAACATCAAGGCCTCCATTAGCATGAATAGTTGAGATATGATCCACTGTGTGATGACAGAAAGAAGTCTTGGATAGCTACTGTAATAGTGTACAACATCAAGCAAATAGCAAAAGCATTCTGAGCAAATAGTGGAAGAATCCAGAGGATACAGGCCCCTGGGGCAAGAATTAGATTTAGATGTACATTGGTACGAAATTGTATTACGCTAGATTTGGACTAATACCATGCTTAATGGTGGAACACTCACTGGACTAAAGTGGCAGTGATGTAACTACACCAGTGGGAGGCAGCAATGCTCCGAAGTGTGCCTAGTCTTTTGAAAAGAATAAGAAGATTTGCTGCaggcttcatcatcatcagatcGCATGAGCAAATCGTTGGGAAGATGCGACAGCCCGTTCTGCTTTGTTTGGAAACGACTCGGACATAAACTACGTCGCCTATCCCAGTGTGTAATTTTAGGTAGCATGCCAGTGTTACGAAATCAGAGGCATGACGTGTAACACAACAATGTCGGCGTCTGTCCCGTCATGCTGGCTCTTTCTTTTACACAGCCGTCAATTTGGCTCTGTGACTACCTCCACTGACGGCTTAAAGGCAAAGACAACAATGCCCCCCATTCTGTACTACCTTAACACAGAACAGCAAGGCAGAATAGCGGTGCAACAGTCCTGCCTTGGCGATCTGTGTAATTGGCCTGGTGAAATGGCTGACAGCTCTGGACACAGAGAAGGAATTAGTAAAAAATGGTGCCATTTCCATTATATCGATGTAGTTCGGGGTTAAATTGTTAGACagaaagcacaaaacaaaattTACAGAAATGTAGCTGGTAATGTAGTGGCTTGTTTGAATTCAGGAGCTTGTAAGGGAAgcatattttccatttccatgGTCCACAGTTGACCCCCCAGCATTTAACCACTATTTTTCTATACAATGTTGTTTAACTTTTTGGGCAACAACATACACATTAAGTAAAAAACTGGGCTCTTTCCATGAAAGAACTATAGAAATTATGTAGTTTCTATTGcaaaatcatgaaaatgttcattttgatCAAAATCTATACAAAGTCACATATTACTGCTGTATGTGTTTGAGATCTTCACATCTTATTTTGACCAAAATTAATCTTGATATTAAGCAGATGCATTTAAACATAGTCTGtgatataaaaagaaaagttgaatcTGCAAGGTTACATCCttgtttatattatttactCTCACCTGCTTTGTTCTTCATCCAGGCATCCACTCTCTTTACCTACCccttacttttattttttcttgacaCTGCTGGGCCTCCCTGTGTTCCTTTGTCCTTCTCCACCTGCATGTTTCTTTACCATCTCTCACTCTGCTGTGCTATGACCCAGGGCTGTGTCCCCCGTCCCAGCGGCAACCATGTTTTGGAAGTTCGACCTGCACACCACCTCCCACATTGATCAGCTGCTGGACAGGGAGGACGTGACGCTGAGAGAGCTGATGGAAGAGGATGATGTCCTGCAAGAGTGCAAGGCCCAAAACCGTCGattgctcctcttcctctgccaggACCACTGCATGCAGGAGCTGGTCAGCCTCATCACCACAGAGCCTCCTGCTGACCTGGAGGAAAGGAGCCGCTTTAAGTGAGTGCCTGCACCTCAAGTTCAGTCAGAAATCAGTCAAAAATAGTAtatgatttaaatatattaaatgtccttcttcctcttttagAAAGAATCTTATTAATTGCACCAAGCCCCCTCCTCGATCTGACAATCTGTTTTCTTTATAAGATTTCCCAACATTGCTTGTGAGCTCCTGACATCAGATGTGTCCATTATAAATGATAAGCTGGGCGGGGAGGAGTCTCTCCTCGAGATACTATACCACTTCTTGGAGCAGGATCCACCCCTCAACCCGTTACTCGCCAGCTTTTTCAGCAAAACTATCGGCAACCTCATTGCCAGGAAAACCGAACAGGTAGAGTGGAAAAAGATCATGGCTCGCATGACTAATGCACTGTACCACATTAAGACTTGACATGTAGTGTATGGCTGTGtgaaaactttttgtttttccaggtgATTACCTTTCTAAAGAAAAAGGAAGGTTTCATTGGTCTGGTGCTGAAACATATTGATGCCTCTGCCATGATGGACCTGCTGCTTCGCCTCATCAGTTGTGTGGAGCCTGCCCCCTTGAGGCAGGAGGTCCTTCATGTAAGTGAtctaaatatgtttgtgtacCTCCCCTTGGTAAGTACCCTGGAAGTATCTAATAtagttcatgtttttttcccattccAGTGGCTGAATGAGGAGAATTTGGTACAGAGACTGACAGAGCTTATCCATACTGGTAAAGATGAGGAGGTGAGTGTGAAGCATGTTGGGAGTCCACCAGTTACAGTGCTGTAAATGTCTTTATCTGATAAAGATAATATTATAACCCCTCACCTAGAGGAGACGTAGATTTAATATCTCAACAATTTATCTTTCAGAGACAATCAAATGCGTCCCAAACGCTTTGTGACATCATCCGCCTTAGTCGAGACCAGGCCAATCAGATGCAGGATGGCATGGAGGCTGATCCACTATTGGCTGTACTAGAGTCGTAAGTTTCCAAGGCCCTATAGTTAAAGtttgaagaggaaaaatatattttttgtgtttagtaaaataGAATCAAACCTGTCGTGTTAGGATTGAGTGTGTCCTGAAAAACCCAACATTTACATGGCAACATCCAATTTGAGGCAGAATTTTAAAATGGCctcatatttaatttgtttactGGCAAAACGAGTCAAACCTTTGGCTCATCTAATGTTGGTAAAGGTTGCCACATAATTGGACAGCTCTCGTAAATAGCAGTTAAATGGGACACATGGTTTTGTTTACTTCAAAACCTCATCAGcatgtcgtcatcatcatcatctttgaACTTTTCAGGCAGGAGAGTGTGGCGGGGCTCCTCAAGAACTTATTTGAGGGGGAGAGGAGTGAGGCCTCCATCGTTAATGGAACTCAAGTGCTACTTACCTTACTGGAGACCAGGAGGTCAGGGTGAGTTGAAATGTTTCCTGTCAGGTTTAAACTGTCAATGTTGGGAGCTTTTGGTTTTGTCATGGTCCTTGTCCTCCCAGGTCTTCTAAACA from Paralichthys olivaceus isolate ysfri-2021 chromosome 23, ASM2471397v2, whole genome shotgun sequence includes the following:
- the cbll1 gene encoding E3 ubiquitin-protein ligase Hakai isoform X1, which encodes MEQFPDVNGYPARKATPVIPDIRCMARTHAQSDSNARLTLACKAGKTQSYFSNQNGDMLTRTRSGAPGERAQTSDSELKDATLIQNLVKSTLFLIMLIKATVCLVVILYPHHTSTLDVYPYSTVCYEDDKYQLLSSFISLPPSLLPSFLPPFLPSRFTLLSSSPVLSHNALRALAGSWTKAVSKMSSQGRYNDLQGSDGSGNLGGPDVRRRIPIKLISKQPLRSKPLPRTQRPNSRPTKSEPGENDNFGFKQEDRFDCGAKAGDVFANQRRYPQPLFWDYKLHLIGERDEVPIHFCDKCGLPIQLYGRMIPCKHVFCYDCALLHEKKGDKMCPGLTLYNCTDPVQRIEQCQRGSLYMCSVVPGCKRTYLSQRDLQAHVNHRHLRAAKSSSGRQEPLHLSLSSDVPDRFRVPPPHLSKNHVHLPNPLQHGGHDPYSQPPPPSAHDAPPPTSALGPETFRIATVTTRKHSNLITVPIQDDSSSSREPHSGGLGPGQPPHHHPGDYPGQPPVVTHSHHMMAPPQQHFGPPPPPPPPISHPMQHPPQASGTPHMVYNQAPPPPMSTAPPPITPPPGHIMPPYMNHPPPGPPPQHSGPPVNAPPPHHYNPNSMQQFPEDQGTLSPPFSQPGGLSPGMWPAPRGPPPPRMQGPPPQGQMPGPHHPDQSRYRPYYQ
- the cbll1 gene encoding E3 ubiquitin-protein ligase Hakai isoform X5, producing MQVEKDKGTQGGPAVSRKNKNNDLQGSDGSGNLGGPDVRRRIPIKLISKQPLRSKPLPRTQRPNSRPTKSEPGENDNFGFKQEDRFDCGAKAGDVFANQRRYPQPLFWDYKLHLIGERDEVPIHFCDKCGLPIQLYGRMIPCKHVFCYDCALLHEKKGDKMCPGLTLYNCTDPVQRIEQCQRGSLYMCSVVPGCKRTYLSQRDLQAHVNHRHLRAAKSSSGRQEPLHLSLSSDVPDRFRVPPPHLSKNHVHLPNPLQHGGHDPYSQPPPPSAHDAPPPTSALGPETFRIATVTTRKHSNLITVPIQDDSSSSREPHSGGLGPGQPPHHHPGDYPGQPPVVTHSHHMMAPPQQHFGPPPPPPPPISHPMQHPPQASGTPHMVYNQAPPPPMSTAPPPITPPPGHIMPPYMNHPPPGPPPQHSGPPVNAPPPHHYNPNSMQQFPEDQGTLSPPFSQPGGLSPGMWPAPRGPPPPRMQGPPPQGQMPGPHHPDQSRYRPYYQ
- the cbll1 gene encoding E3 ubiquitin-protein ligase Hakai isoform X4, with translation MKNKAASLLIHLPSSLPPSFLPPSLPSLTLHPPLLLARSLPQCTACTRWIMDQSDNDLQGSDGSGNLGGPDVRRRIPIKLISKQPLRSKPLPRTQRPNSRPTKSEPGENDNFGFKQEDRFDCGAKAGDVFANQRRYPQPLFWDYKLHLIGERDEVPIHFCDKCGLPIQLYGRMIPCKHVFCYDCALLHEKKGDKMCPGLTLYNCTDPVQRIEQCQRGSLYMCSVVPGCKRTYLSQRDLQAHVNHRHLRAAKSSSGRQEPLHLSLSSDVPDRFRVPPPHLSKNHVHLPNPLQHGGHDPYSQPPPPSAHDAPPPTSALGPETFRIATVTTRKHSNLITVPIQDDSSSSREPHSGGLGPGQPPHHHPGDYPGQPPVVTHSHHMMAPPQQHFGPPPPPPPPISHPMQHPPQASGTPHMVYNQAPPPPMSTAPPPITPPPGHIMPPYMNHPPPGPPPQHSGPPVNAPPPHHYNPNSMQQFPEDQGTLSPPFSQPGGLSPGMWPAPRGPPPPRMQGPPPQGQMPGPHHPDQSRYRPYYQ
- the cbll1 gene encoding E3 ubiquitin-protein ligase Hakai isoform X2; amino-acid sequence: MQVEKDKGTQGGPAVSRKNKTSLLIHLPSSLPPSFLPPSLPSLTLHPPLLLARSLPQCTACTRWIMDQSDNDLQGSDGSGNLGGPDVRRRIPIKLISKQPLRSKPLPRTQRPNSRPTKSEPGENDNFGFKQEDRFDCGAKAGDVFANQRRYPQPLFWDYKLHLIGERDEVPIHFCDKCGLPIQLYGRMIPCKHVFCYDCALLHEKKGDKMCPGLTLYNCTDPVQRIEQCQRGSLYMCSVVPGCKRTYLSQRDLQAHVNHRHLRAAKSSSGRQEPLHLSLSSDVPDRFRVPPPHLSKNHVHLPNPLQHGGHDPYSQPPPPSAHDAPPPTSALGPETFRIATVTTRKHSNLITVPIQDDSSSSREPHSGGLGPGQPPHHHPGDYPGQPPVVTHSHHMMAPPQQHFGPPPPPPPPISHPMQHPPQASGTPHMVYNQAPPPPMSTAPPPITPPPGHIMPPYMNHPPPGPPPQHSGPPVNAPPPHHYNPNSMQQFPEDQGTLSPPFSQPGGLSPGMWPAPRGPPPPRMQGPPPQGQMPGPHHPDQSRYRPYYQ
- the cbll1 gene encoding E3 ubiquitin-protein ligase Hakai isoform X6; translation: MKNKADNDLQGSDGSGNLGGPDVRRRIPIKLISKQPLRSKPLPRTQRPNSRPTKSEPGENDNFGFKQEDRFDCGAKAGDVFANQRRYPQPLFWDYKLHLIGERDEVPIHFCDKCGLPIQLYGRMIPCKHVFCYDCALLHEKKGDKMCPGLTLYNCTDPVQRIEQCQRGSLYMCSVVPGCKRTYLSQRDLQAHVNHRHLRAAKSSSGRQEPLHLSLSSDVPDRFRVPPPHLSKNHVHLPNPLQHGGHDPYSQPPPPSAHDAPPPTSALGPETFRIATVTTRKHSNLITVPIQDDSSSSREPHSGGLGPGQPPHHHPGDYPGQPPVVTHSHHMMAPPQQHFGPPPPPPPPISHPMQHPPQASGTPHMVYNQAPPPPMSTAPPPITPPPGHIMPPYMNHPPPGPPPQHSGPPVNAPPPHHYNPNSMQQFPEDQGTLSPPFSQPGGLSPGMWPAPRGPPPPRMQGPPPQGQMPGPHHPDQSRYRPYYQ